TGGCCGGCGAGTACAGGTCGCTGACCGACTTGGTGGACTCGAGCTCACCGCAGGTCTCACCCGCGGTGACGGTGTCACCGACCTCGGGGAGCTGGACGTACACGATGTCGCCGAGCGCGTCCGCCGCGTGGGCGGTGATGCCGACGGTCGACACCCCGTCCTCGGCGGCGGTCAGCCACTCGTGCTCCTTGGTGTACT
The Kitasatospora paranensis genome window above contains:
- the gcvH gene encoding glycine cleavage system protein GcvH; translation: MSNPKHLQYTKEHEWLTAAEDGVSTVGITAHAADALGDIVYVQLPEVGDTVTAGETCGELESTKSVSDLYSPATGEIVEVNQAVIDDNSLVNSAPFEGGWLFKVRVEATDELLDADAYTAFIGG